A single genomic interval of Sulfurovum sp. TSL6 harbors:
- a CDS encoding ribonucleoside-diphosphate reductase subunit alpha yields the protein MIRVVKRNGRVETLDVGKIQKYTAAAVEGLVRVSQSELEVDAKLQFRDMISSEEIQQTLIKTAVDKIDIDRPDWTFVAARLFLYDLYHKVTGFTGYNHLREHFERGEKEGRIVLGLKDKYDLDDLNDYIKPERDLQFTYLGIRTLYDRYLIKDRSGVPIELPQQLFMGVAMFLAQNEFDCQTWAKKFYDILSKFEVMAATPTLSNARTPRHQLSSCYIGSTPDNIEGIFDGYKEMALLSKFGGGIGWDWSLVRGMGSYIDGHKHAAGGIVPFLKIANDVAIAVDQLGTRKGAIAVYIEPWHVDIRDFLDLKKNSGEERRRAHDLFPAIWLNDLFMKRVEADEMWTLFDPFEVTELTTLYGEEFEARYIELENSDDNITRERVSAKSLWKEMLRSYFETGNPFLTFKDTANRANPNKHAGIIRSTNLCTEIFQNTGPNTYKTRFTFEDGTQEAYDENEMLTVDNGTTKPAKKVTALDSLNGKQIWIVDKEKTDGDTAVCNLASVNLANVHTKEDLERVVPTAIRMLDNVIDLNFYPLAKVKKTNEKSRSIGLGVMGEAQMLAEAQIEWGSHDHFTKIDEVMESFSYYTIEASSNLALEKGCYPNFEGSDWSKGIFPIDKANENACKLVDRGGLFGYSHDWQGLKEKVKSDGMRNGYLMAIAPTSSISILTGTTQAIEPVYKRKWFEENLSGLIPVVAPNLSADTWQYYTPSYDLDQNLLIKAGAIRQKWLDQGQSLNIFITLDKASGKYLNEIYMNAWKFGLKSTYYLRSQSPESSNDIEDRSQECVGCQ from the coding sequence ATGATCAGAGTTGTTAAACGAAATGGTAGAGTAGAAACTTTAGATGTTGGTAAGATTCAGAAATATACTGCCGCTGCGGTAGAGGGCCTTGTAAGGGTAAGTCAAAGTGAACTTGAAGTGGATGCCAAGCTACAATTTCGTGACATGATCTCTTCTGAAGAGATACAGCAAACACTTATTAAAACAGCTGTTGACAAGATAGACATTGACAGACCGGATTGGACGTTTGTTGCTGCCAGACTTTTCCTTTATGATCTTTACCATAAAGTAACGGGCTTTACAGGCTATAACCATTTACGTGAACATTTTGAACGTGGAGAGAAAGAGGGACGTATTGTCCTGGGACTTAAAGACAAATATGATCTTGACGATCTTAACGATTATATTAAGCCTGAACGTGATCTACAGTTCACCTACCTGGGTATTCGTACACTCTATGACAGATATTTGATAAAAGACCGTAGCGGGGTACCTATTGAATTGCCTCAGCAGCTTTTTATGGGTGTGGCAATGTTCTTGGCACAAAATGAATTTGACTGCCAGACATGGGCGAAAAAGTTTTACGATATTTTGAGTAAATTTGAAGTCATGGCCGCAACACCGACATTGTCAAATGCAAGAACACCGAGACACCAATTGAGTTCTTGTTATATCGGGTCAACACCTGATAATATTGAAGGTATCTTTGACGGATATAAAGAGATGGCATTGCTTTCCAAATTTGGTGGAGGGATCGGTTGGGACTGGTCACTGGTCCGTGGTATGGGTTCATACATCGATGGACACAAACATGCTGCCGGGGGTATCGTGCCTTTCCTTAAGATAGCCAATGATGTTGCTATAGCTGTAGATCAGCTTGGTACACGTAAAGGGGCTATTGCTGTTTACATAGAGCCGTGGCATGTTGACATCCGTGACTTCCTTGACTTGAAGAAGAACTCAGGTGAAGAGCGTCGTAGAGCACATGACCTTTTCCCTGCGATCTGGCTCAATGATCTCTTTATGAAAAGAGTTGAAGCAGATGAAATGTGGACACTCTTTGATCCATTTGAAGTGACAGAGTTGACAACCCTTTATGGTGAAGAGTTTGAAGCACGCTATATAGAACTTGAAAACTCTGATGACAACATTACTAGAGAAAGAGTCTCTGCGAAAAGTCTTTGGAAAGAGATGCTTAGGTCTTATTTTGAAACAGGAAACCCATTCCTTACATTCAAAGATACAGCGAACAGAGCAAACCCTAACAAGCATGCAGGTATCATTAGAAGTACCAACCTCTGTACCGAGATTTTCCAAAATACAGGACCGAATACCTATAAAACACGTTTTACCTTTGAAGATGGAACACAAGAAGCCTATGATGAAAATGAGATGCTTACTGTAGACAACGGAACAACAAAACCGGCTAAAAAAGTGACAGCACTAGACAGTCTTAACGGTAAACAGATATGGATCGTTGACAAAGAAAAAACGGATGGTGATACAGCGGTATGTAACCTTGCTTCTGTCAACCTTGCTAACGTACATACAAAAGAAGATCTGGAGCGTGTCGTACCAACGGCGATCCGTATGCTTGACAATGTGATTGACTTGAACTTCTATCCTTTGGCAAAAGTAAAGAAGACCAATGAAAAGTCAAGATCGATAGGCCTTGGTGTGATGGGTGAAGCTCAAATGCTTGCAGAGGCACAGATAGAGTGGGGAAGCCATGATCACTTCACTAAAATAGATGAAGTGATGGAGTCCTTCTCTTACTATACGATCGAAGCATCAAGCAATTTGGCATTGGAGAAAGGATGTTATCCGAACTTTGAAGGTTCTGACTGGTCTAAGGGTATTTTCCCTATTGATAAAGCAAATGAGAATGCTTGTAAACTTGTTGACAGAGGGGGCCTCTTTGGATACAGCCATGACTGGCAGGGGCTGAAAGAAAAGGTTAAGAGCGATGGGATGAGAAACGGTTACCTTATGGCTATCGCACCGACAAGTTCTATCTCTATTTTGACAGGTACAACACAAGCCATCGAACCGGTCTATAAAAGAAAATGGTTTGAAGAGAATCTTTCTGGACTTATCCCGGTGGTCGCACCTAATCTTTCCGCTGATACATGGCAATACTATACGCCTAGTTATGATTTGGATCAAAACCTCCTTATCAAAGCAGGAGCGATCAGACAAAAATGGTTAGACCAGGGACAAAGTTTGAATATCTTTATCACACTGGACAAAGCGAGCGGTAAATACTTGAATGAGATTTATATGAATGCGTGGAAGTTCGGATTGAAGTCTACCTATTATCTAAGATCTCAGTCTCCTGAATCTTCTAATGATATTGAAGATAGATCACAAGAGTGTGTAGGTTGCCAGTAG
- the purB gene encoding adenylosuccinate lyase — translation MVERYAREEMTKHWTQHARYAAWLEVEKAAVKAWNKLGLIPDDDCQKIVKNATFSVERIEEIEAVTKHDLIAFNTSVSESLGEESRWFHYGMTSSDAVDTGVALQMKASLEIIIADTKMLMESIKKRAEEHKMTLMVGRSHGIHGEPITFGLTLAVWYDEMARHLKNLEETMEVIAVGQISGAMGNFAHAPLELEELAMAELGLKPEPCSNQVVHRDRYARLATALALMASSVEKFAVQVRHLQRTEVYEAEEFFAKGQKGSSAMPHKRNPILTENITGLARMIRAYAAPAMENVALWHERDISHSSTERFWLPDAFITTDFMMHRMNNVIANLTVMPENMMKNLNLTGGLVFSQRVLLELPKAGVSREDAYRIVQRNAMKVWEEIQQGKPSTNDEGESLYLGHLLADEELRSKLSEEQIRECFNFDYYTKNVDAIFKRVFK, via the coding sequence ATGGTAGAAAGATACGCAAGAGAAGAGATGACAAAACATTGGACACAACATGCAAGATATGCAGCATGGCTTGAGGTTGAAAAAGCAGCTGTGAAAGCATGGAATAAACTGGGGCTTATTCCTGATGATGATTGTCAAAAGATCGTGAAGAATGCTACATTTTCAGTAGAAAGAATCGAAGAGATAGAAGCGGTTACAAAACATGATCTCATTGCTTTTAATACAAGTGTCAGTGAAAGTCTTGGAGAGGAGTCTAGATGGTTTCACTATGGTATGACATCTTCAGATGCAGTGGATACAGGTGTTGCACTTCAAATGAAAGCTTCACTGGAAATCATCATTGCTGATACAAAGATGCTTATGGAGTCGATCAAGAAACGTGCCGAAGAACACAAAATGACTCTCATGGTAGGAAGAAGCCATGGTATCCATGGTGAGCCAATTACATTTGGTTTGACTTTGGCCGTGTGGTATGATGAGATGGCTAGACATCTTAAGAACCTTGAGGAGACCATGGAAGTGATCGCTGTCGGTCAAATCTCTGGAGCCATGGGTAACTTTGCACATGCACCACTAGAACTTGAAGAGTTAGCCATGGCTGAACTAGGTTTAAAACCTGAGCCTTGTTCAAATCAGGTGGTACATAGAGACAGGTATGCAAGATTGGCAACGGCTTTAGCGCTTATGGCTTCTTCTGTAGAAAAATTTGCAGTACAAGTGAGACATTTGCAAAGAACAGAAGTATATGAAGCTGAGGAGTTTTTTGCAAAAGGTCAAAAGGGATCTTCTGCTATGCCGCATAAACGAAATCCGATCCTTACAGAAAATATCACCGGTCTTGCCAGAATGATCAGAGCTTATGCTGCGCCAGCAATGGAAAATGTAGCACTTTGGCATGAGAGAGATATCTCTCACTCATCTACTGAAAGATTTTGGCTTCCTGATGCGTTTATCACTACAGACTTCATGATGCACAGAATGAACAATGTCATTGCAAACCTCACAGTCATGCCTGAGAATATGATGAAAAACCTTAACCTTACTGGTGGACTTGTTTTCTCGCAAAGAGTACTGCTAGAGCTTCCTAAAGCTGGTGTAAGTAGAGAAGATGCGTATAGAATTGTTCAAAGAAATGCTATGAAAGTATGGGAAGAGATCCAGCAGGGCAAACCATCTACTAATGACGAAGGTGAATCTTTATACTTAGGGCACTTACTTGCAGATGAAGAATTAAGATCTAAACTTTCTGAAGAGCAGATCAGAGAATGTTTTAACTTTGATTATTACACAAAAAATGTAGATGCTATTTTCAAAAGAGTGTTTAAATAG
- a CDS encoding carbon-nitrogen hydrolase family protein, producing the protein MLIMPKTMEVVTLQLPSYKRYQENLDTLLFHLKEHQDKHIVVAPEVFLTAHDYEHMATAAKFSANALKTLKKEVNDQIVVFTLILEEGEHFINQAVVIHKHKIVHRQEKVKLFKLGDEDLYFLAGKKKKIKPFEIEGVKYAILICFELRFKELWKQVEGADVVFVPSRWGKPRKTHLEVLSRALAVMNQCYVVVSNSSDEDMASSSSIISPTGEVTMNDALEAVEGSIDFREIKKMRRYIVMN; encoded by the coding sequence ATGTTAATCATGCCTAAAACCATGGAAGTTGTCACTTTACAGCTTCCTTCTTACAAACGGTATCAGGAAAACCTGGATACACTGCTTTTCCATCTGAAAGAACATCAAGACAAACACATTGTTGTAGCACCGGAAGTCTTTTTGACTGCACACGATTATGAGCATATGGCAACGGCTGCAAAATTTTCTGCCAATGCACTTAAAACGCTTAAAAAAGAGGTGAATGATCAGATAGTAGTATTCACACTTATTCTTGAAGAGGGTGAACATTTTATTAATCAGGCAGTGGTGATCCATAAGCATAAGATCGTGCATAGACAAGAGAAGGTAAAACTCTTTAAACTGGGGGATGAGGACCTCTATTTTTTAGCAGGGAAAAAGAAGAAGATCAAACCTTTTGAGATCGAAGGCGTGAAGTATGCCATACTGATCTGTTTTGAGTTACGGTTTAAAGAGTTATGGAAGCAGGTAGAAGGTGCAGATGTAGTGTTTGTCCCCTCAAGATGGGGAAAGCCGCGTAAAACACACCTGGAAGTACTCTCTCGTGCACTGGCAGTGATGAATCAGTGTTATGTTGTCGTTTCAAACTCTAGTGATGAAGATATGGCAAGTTCATCGTCTATCATTTCACCGACGGGTGAAGTAACGATGAATGATGCGTTAGAAGCGGTAGAGGGAAGCATCGACTTCAGAGAGATCAAAAAAATGCGTCGCTATATAGTGATGAACTAG
- a CDS encoding protein-L-isoaspartate(D-aspartate) O-methyltransferase, with protein sequence MIKERQRQNLVVEIEKHFALDEHVREAFLAVDRETFVPSQFKHLAYQLEALPLAASQWISSPLTVAKMTQHLELEGVDSVLEVGCGSGYQAAILSKICRRVFTIERIDELLKEAKSRFSSLEMHNIITRFDDGQRGWKQYAPFERILFSATAKEIPEVLFEQLAEGGILVAPVEEAENYHIITRYYKKNGRITSETIEQCLFVPVLDGTQK encoded by the coding sequence ATGATAAAAGAGAGACAGCGACAAAATCTTGTTGTAGAGATCGAGAAACACTTTGCATTGGATGAGCATGTCAGAGAGGCATTTTTGGCTGTTGACAGAGAGACTTTTGTCCCTTCTCAGTTTAAACATCTTGCTTACCAGCTCGAAGCTCTCCCTTTGGCTGCAAGTCAGTGGATATCCTCTCCTCTAACGGTCGCTAAAATGACACAGCATTTAGAACTTGAAGGGGTTGACTCTGTTCTTGAAGTCGGCTGTGGAAGCGGTTATCAAGCAGCGATACTCAGCAAGATCTGTCGCCGTGTCTTCACCATAGAGCGTATCGATGAGCTTCTCAAGGAGGCAAAAAGCCGTTTTTCTTCCCTTGAAATGCACAATATTATTACACGCTTTGATGATGGGCAGAGAGGATGGAAGCAGTATGCTCCATTTGAACGTATACTCTTCTCTGCAACGGCCAAAGAGATACCTGAGGTACTTTTTGAACAATTGGCTGAAGGCGGTATATTGGTGGCTCCGGTGGAAGAGGCAGAAAATTATCATATCATCACGCGCTACTATAAGAAAAACGGCCGTATTACATCTGAAACGATAGAACAATGTCTCTTTGTCCCCGTACTCGACGGTACGCAAAAATAA
- the rlmN gene encoding 23S rRNA (adenine(2503)-C(2))-methyltransferase RlmN, whose protein sequence is MKKIIQDLTKEELSELIKPSFRAKQIYNWIYHKYADSFEEMKNLPKEMREKLDEEYTLTPLKTVMVQNSKDGSRKYLFELHDKHTVEAVLLLMRDKEYHEDGSVKHQERYTICISSQVGCKVGCAFCLTAKGGFMRNLTAGEIVEQVRMIKKDNAIDANRRVNIVYMGMGEPLDNLTEVAKSVKIFADPEGMAIATHRQTISTSGLSTKIERLGKMELGVNLAISLHAVDDELRQQLMPINKAYNIESIITAVKNFPVNDRKRVMFEYLVIKDVNDDISAAKKLLSLLDGIKAKVNLIYFNPYGGTEFKRPSEKDMKEFQEYLTKRGLHCTIRESKGLDISAACGQLREQELGGEV, encoded by the coding sequence ATGAAGAAAATAATACAAGATCTGACAAAAGAAGAATTAAGTGAGCTGATAAAGCCTTCTTTTCGTGCAAAGCAGATATACAACTGGATCTACCATAAATATGCAGATTCGTTTGAAGAGATGAAAAATCTTCCAAAAGAGATGAGAGAAAAACTGGATGAAGAGTATACTCTTACCCCTCTCAAAACAGTCATGGTACAAAATTCTAAAGACGGAAGCCGTAAATATCTTTTTGAACTGCATGATAAACATACTGTGGAAGCAGTACTACTTTTAATGAGAGATAAGGAGTATCATGAAGATGGCTCTGTAAAGCATCAGGAACGCTATACGATCTGTATCTCATCTCAGGTAGGGTGCAAGGTCGGGTGTGCTTTTTGTTTGACAGCAAAGGGTGGTTTTATGCGCAATCTGACAGCGGGTGAGATCGTTGAACAGGTACGAATGATCAAAAAAGACAATGCGATCGATGCCAACCGTCGTGTCAATATTGTCTATATGGGAATGGGTGAACCGCTTGACAACCTGACAGAAGTGGCAAAGTCCGTAAAGATATTCGCAGATCCGGAAGGTATGGCAATAGCGACACATAGACAAACCATTTCTACTTCCGGACTCAGTACCAAGATCGAAAGACTTGGAAAGATGGAACTAGGCGTGAACTTGGCTATCTCTTTACATGCAGTTGACGATGAGCTGAGACAACAGTTGATGCCTATTAACAAGGCGTACAATATTGAGTCTATCATCACTGCAGTGAAAAACTTTCCTGTCAATGACAGAAAAAGAGTGATGTTCGAGTATCTTGTCATCAAAGATGTCAATGATGATATCTCTGCAGCAAAGAAACTTCTCTCTCTTCTGGATGGTATCAAGGCCAAAGTGAATTTGATCTATTTTAATCCGTATGGAGGGACTGAGTTCAAACGTCCAAGTGAAAAAGATATGAAAGAATTTCAGGAGTATTTGACTAAAAGAGGTTTGCATTGTACCATACGCGAATCTAAAGGATTGGATATATCAGCAGCTTGCGGCCAGTTAAGAGAACAAGAATTAGGAGGTGAAGTCTAA
- the hisF gene encoding imidazole glycerol phosphate synthase subunit HisF, producing MDYFAKRIIPCLDVDNGRVVKGVNFVGLRDAGDPVEVARRYNEEGADEITFLDIGASHEGRDTIVDVVKKVAQEVFIPLTVGGGIRELSDIYSLLNVGCDKVSVNSAAIKNPAFIEEGAKRFGSQCIVVAIDAKRVSEDTWHVFTHGGRNDTGIDALEWAKEAYERGAGELLVTSMDADGTKAGFDNSLNRKISDLVNIPVIASGGAGTMQHIEEAFTIGHADAALAASIFHFKEIDIMELKSYLRGKNIPVRM from the coding sequence ATGGATTATTTTGCAAAACGTATCATACCTTGTCTGGATGTAGATAACGGACGGGTAGTGAAAGGTGTTAATTTTGTTGGTTTGCGTGATGCAGGAGATCCTGTTGAAGTGGCCAGACGTTACAACGAAGAGGGTGCAGACGAGATCACTTTTCTGGATATCGGTGCGAGTCATGAAGGACGTGACACGATTGTGGATGTGGTGAAAAAAGTAGCGCAGGAAGTTTTTATTCCTCTGACTGTAGGAGGAGGGATCAGAGAGCTTTCTGATATCTATAGCCTTCTCAATGTAGGTTGTGACAAAGTCAGTGTGAATTCGGCAGCCATTAAAAACCCGGCATTCATAGAAGAGGGTGCAAAACGTTTTGGATCTCAGTGTATTGTAGTGGCGATAGATGCCAAAAGAGTTTCAGAAGACACATGGCATGTCTTTACCCATGGTGGACGTAACGATACGGGTATCGATGCACTGGAATGGGCAAAAGAAGCGTATGAAAGAGGTGCAGGTGAATTGCTCGTCACCTCTATGGATGCAGATGGAACCAAAGCAGGTTTTGATAATAGCTTAAACAGAAAGATCAGTGATCTTGTGAATATTCCGGTGATTGCATCAGGCGGAGCAGGGACGATGCAGCACATTGAAGAGGCATTTACGATCGGACATGCTGATGCTGCTTTAGCGGCTTCGATCTTCCACTTTAAAGAGATTGACATTATGGAATTAAAAAGCTATCTTAGAGGGAAAAATATCCCAGTGAGAATGTAG
- a CDS encoding RluA family pseudouridine synthase, which yields MPFVKEKFTVPKKMPAFLFIMRTFNFTQGQAQRVLAKGRLLINGASIFNTGQSIEGEVEVVYFKPASQGKEPLFHNKDFMVFEKYSGVLVHPNTMATPYSLLDEIRSVAGDNANAVHRIDMETSGLLLASKHKKSESFLKMSFEDRSIKKSYLAWVDGKLTEPFSSSERIKINNDYSQTKHKVFISDEGKASHTDFIPLEYDETLDATLVACYPHTGRTHQIRVHLFHVKHPILGDPIYGTTFEAANAYLEEELSPEERIREMGASRLMLHAQSLTFTMGSRFHIESKSDFSQMRDLICEKEKRVFNA from the coding sequence ATGCCATTTGTTAAAGAGAAGTTTACTGTACCAAAGAAAATGCCCGCTTTTCTATTTATCATGCGTACCTTTAACTTTACCCAGGGTCAAGCACAACGTGTACTTGCAAAAGGCAGATTACTTATCAATGGTGCATCCATATTTAATACAGGGCAGTCCATAGAAGGAGAAGTAGAAGTCGTCTATTTTAAGCCTGCTTCACAAGGGAAAGAACCTCTATTTCACAATAAAGATTTTATGGTCTTTGAAAAATATTCCGGTGTTTTAGTCCACCCCAATACCATGGCAACACCTTACTCTCTCCTCGATGAAATTCGTAGTGTTGCCGGTGATAATGCCAATGCTGTACACCGTATAGATATGGAAACATCCGGATTGCTTTTGGCCAGTAAACATAAAAAGTCCGAATCCTTTTTAAAGATGTCATTTGAAGACAGAAGCATTAAAAAGTCTTACCTTGCATGGGTGGATGGAAAACTCACAGAACCCTTTTCTTCGAGCGAGCGTATCAAGATAAACAATGACTATAGCCAAACCAAACACAAGGTCTTTATCTCTGATGAAGGGAAGGCTTCACACACTGACTTTATTCCTTTGGAGTATGATGAAACACTGGATGCTACGCTTGTAGCCTGTTATCCTCATACAGGGAGAACCCATCAGATAAGGGTCCATTTGTTTCACGTGAAACATCCTATTTTGGGTGATCCTATCTATGGTACGACTTTTGAAGCTGCCAATGCCTACCTCGAGGAGGAACTCAGTCCGGAAGAGCGTATAAGAGAGATGGGTGCAAGCAGACTGATGCTACATGCACAGAGTTTGACCTTTACTATGGGTTCAAGATTTCATATAGAGAGCAAAAGTGATTTTTCTCAGATGAGAGATCTGATCTGTGAGAAAGAAAAAAGAGTATTTAACGCATAA
- a CDS encoding DUF2953 domain-containing protein has product MEIIAIFIGFLLFCLVVLTIPVDLSFYLEKDEALDYQAKLCLLFGFITIDMNSKDRKVEKRVLPKKKKSGKEHLMSMFRNKEFIKRLIRLVLDLLYSCRIKELNLHCRIGLGDPAETGILVGILSPLLLAWENTILKTDFQEAVFEGYCKAKIRIFPIQIIGYLLAFIFSPITVRAMKISLFKQR; this is encoded by the coding sequence ATGGAAATTATAGCCATTTTTATTGGATTCCTACTCTTTTGCCTGGTTGTACTTACTATTCCCGTTGATCTGAGTTTCTATCTAGAAAAAGACGAAGCATTGGATTATCAGGCAAAGCTTTGCTTACTGTTCGGTTTTATCACTATAGATATGAACAGTAAGGATAGGAAAGTAGAAAAAAGAGTTTTACCAAAGAAGAAAAAAAGCGGGAAAGAACATCTTATGTCAATGTTCAGAAACAAAGAGTTTATCAAACGGCTCATCCGCTTGGTTTTGGATCTTTTGTACAGTTGTCGGATAAAAGAGTTAAACTTACATTGTCGCATCGGACTGGGTGACCCTGCAGAGACAGGAATACTTGTAGGTATATTGTCGCCACTTCTACTAGCTTGGGAAAATACCATACTCAAAACAGATTTCCAAGAAGCAGTCTTTGAAGGTTATTGCAAAGCGAAGATCCGTATTTTTCCGATCCAAATCATCGGTTATCTTCTCGCCTTTATATTTTCTCCAATAACAGTGCGGGCTATGAAAATCTCTCTATTTAAACAACGATAA
- a CDS encoding ribonucleotide-diphosphate reductase subunit beta: MERKKIYNPDSKETTNERKIFGGDPTGIFELNDIKYQWAYNLWEMMLNNTWFPKEVDMTRDVNDYKNLTDSEKSAYDKVLAQLIFMDSLQTNNIIDNLNPFITSPEVNLILVRQAFEEALHSQSYAVMVDSISTNSDEIYELWRRDMMLKSKNDAIAKVYDELTSNPTDENIVKAMFANQILEGIYFYSGFAYLYTLARSDKMLGTAQMIRFIQRDEVTHLLLFQNMINSTKKERPELFTKELIDDVYEMFRSAVKLECEWGAYITQGQILGLTDDIITQYIQYLADKRLHAVGLEKIYNVEHPIKWVDNFSQFNDQKTNFFEGNVTNYSKGSLDLDDF, from the coding sequence ATGGAACGAAAAAAAATATACAACCCTGACTCTAAAGAAACAACAAATGAACGTAAGATATTTGGTGGAGATCCTACCGGAATATTTGAACTGAATGACATCAAATACCAGTGGGCCTATAACCTATGGGAAATGATGTTAAATAACACTTGGTTCCCTAAAGAAGTGGACATGACCCGCGATGTGAATGACTATAAAAACCTGACTGATTCAGAAAAGTCTGCATACGATAAAGTACTGGCACAACTCATCTTTATGGATTCTTTGCAGACCAATAACATCATTGACAATTTGAACCCTTTTATTACTTCTCCCGAAGTCAATCTTATCTTGGTAAGACAGGCCTTTGAAGAGGCGCTACACTCTCAGAGTTATGCGGTAATGGTAGACAGCATCTCTACAAACTCTGATGAGATCTATGAGCTTTGGAGAAGGGACATGATGCTCAAGTCTAAAAATGATGCTATAGCCAAAGTCTATGACGAGCTTACAAGTAATCCAACAGATGAAAATATCGTAAAAGCGATGTTCGCCAATCAAATTCTTGAAGGTATCTACTTTTACAGTGGTTTTGCTTACCTCTATACATTGGCACGTTCAGATAAAATGCTTGGAACAGCACAGATGATACGTTTTATTCAAAGAGATGAGGTGACACACCTTCTTTTGTTCCAAAACATGATCAACTCTACCAAAAAAGAGAGACCGGAGCTTTTTACAAAAGAGCTTATTGATGATGTGTATGAAATGTTCAGATCCGCAGTAAAACTTGAGTGTGAATGGGGAGCCTATATTACGCAAGGACAAATACTGGGACTTACAGATGACATCATCACACAGTATATTCAATATCTTGCTGACAAAAGATTACATGCAGTAGGACTTGAGAAAATCTATAATGTGGAACATCCTATTAAATGGGTAGACAACTTTTCACAGTTTAATGATCAAAAGACAAACTTCTTTGAAGGGAATGTAACGAACTATTCCAAAGGAAGTCTGGACCTGGATGACTTTTAG
- a CDS encoding purine-nucleoside phosphorylase, with amino-acid sequence MIICAGESEQFNFALPVGIGLTDVAINLTRLCLSQKPKFLLFVGTAGSYGEKKVFDIIESKTAVNIENSFFTGGSYTPIDNMVSTAEDVSRETIVNSSNYITTDKSIGKAYLSKNIHLENMEYYTVLKVAKSFDIPAAGIFIVTNYCDENAHKDFMDNHKEAMLRLTKYIKESK; translated from the coding sequence ATGATCATTTGTGCAGGAGAGAGTGAGCAGTTTAATTTTGCTTTACCCGTTGGCATTGGGTTGACAGACGTAGCGATTAATTTAACGCGTTTATGTCTGTCTCAAAAACCAAAATTTTTATTGTTCGTAGGTACGGCAGGTTCTTATGGAGAAAAGAAAGTGTTTGACATTATAGAATCAAAGACAGCAGTGAACATAGAAAACAGTTTCTTCACAGGGGGGTCCTATACCCCTATAGATAATATGGTTTCCACGGCTGAAGATGTTTCACGTGAAACAATTGTGAACAGCTCCAATTATATTACGACGGATAAAAGCATAGGAAAAGCGTATCTTTCCAAAAATATACATTTGGAAAATATGGAATACTATACCGTATTGAAAGTAGCAAAATCTTTTGATATCCCTGCAGCAGGTATTTTTATAGTGACAAATTATTGTGATGAAAATGCACATAAAGACTTTATGGACAACCATAAAGAAGCAATGCTTAGATTGACCAAGTATATAAAAGAAAGTAAATAA